A part of Lutra lutra chromosome 2, mLutLut1.2, whole genome shotgun sequence genomic DNA contains:
- the LOC125092906 gene encoding uncharacterized protein LOC125092906, whose translation MEGGEAESALGWAVGEGAGEGEQQEKLRGAGSRPPAPRSRPPAFCGDAAGADHVQEPEPGRGGRAAWRGWAIPPSFRTLYKQTLMRGRRGGRRRCTTWAGSGQSPRSLSFSAGAFRGNLRPAELPPLPLISPKRRQARDSGEKVAGARGFTPILPWCRREHSEPVHGGGGGPGRWRRTEAGQVLPRGASRARVPPLRPDTQAPLSAHA comes from the exons atggagggaggcgAAGCCGAGTCTGCGCTGGGCTGGGCGGTGGGCGAGGGCGCCGGGGAGGGCGAGCAGCAGGAGAAGCTGCGCGGCGCTGGCTCCCGGCCGCCCGCTCCCCGCTCGCGGCCGCCTGCCTTCTGCGGAGACGCCGCCGGTGCCGACCACGTGCAGGAGCCCGAGCCCGGGAGGGGAGGGCGGGCCGCCTGGAGGGGGTGGGCAATTCCGCCCAGCTTCCGGACCCTATATAAACAAACCCTGATgcgaggaagaagaggagggcgAAGGCGCTGCACGACGTGGGCTGGCAGCGGACAGTCTCCGCGGAGCCTGTCTTTCTCGGCCGGGGCCTTTCGGGGCAACCTCAGACCGGCAGAGCTACCACCTCTCCCACTCATCTCACCCAAAAGGCGCCAGGCCAGAGACTCTGGAGAAAAAGTCGCCGGCGCCCGCGGGTTTACCCCGATTCTTCCATGGTGCCGGCGGGAGCACAGCGAGCCCGTACACGGAGGCGGCGGTGGCCCTGGGAGATGGAGGCGAACCGAGGCTGGGCAGGTCCTGCCGAGAGGGGCTTCTCGGGCACGTGTCCCGCCGCTCAGGCCAG ATACACAAGCGCCTCTGAGCGCACACGCGTGA